In a genomic window of Callithrix jacchus isolate 240 chromosome 22, calJac240_pri, whole genome shotgun sequence:
- the FUT2 gene encoding galactoside alpha-(1,2)-fucosyltransferase 2 isoform X8, producing the protein MLISQVTFSFPMAHFVLFVFTASTVFHVQQRLAKIQAMWDLEEQVPAQASMSEGLGPSQPRGMWTINAIGRLGNQMGEYATLYALAKLNGRPAFIPAQMHSTLAPIFKITLPVLHSSTASSIRWRNYHLNDWMEEAYRHIPWEYVRLTGYPCSWTFYHHLRQEILQEFTLHDHVREEAQGFLRGLRLNGSRPGTFVGVHVRRGDYVSVMPRVWKGVVADRHYLEQALDWFRTHHSNPVFVVTSNGMPWCRQNIDTSRGDVVFAGDGIEGSPGKDFALLTQCNHTIMTIGTFGIWAAYLTGGDTIYLANYTLPDSPFLKVFKPEAAFLPEWMGIAADLSPLLKH; encoded by the coding sequence ATGCTGATCAGCCAGgtgactttctcctttcccatGGCCCACTTCGTCCTCTTTGTCTTTACGGCGTCCACTGTATTTCACGTTCAGCAGCGGCTAGCCAAGATTCAAGCCATGTGGGACTTAGAGGAGCAGGTGCCAGCACAGGCCTCCATGTCAGAGGGGCTGGGACCCAGCCAGCCCAGGGGCATGTGGACCATCAACGCAATAGGCCGCCTGGGGAACCAGATGGGCGAGTACGCCACGCTGTACGCCCTGGCCAAGCTGAACGGGCGGCCCGCCTTCATCCCGGCCCAGATGCACAGCACCCTTGCCCCTATCTTCAAGATCACGCTGCCGGTGCTGCACAGCAGCACGGCCAGCAGCATCCGCTGGCGGAACTACCACCTGAACGACTGGATGGAGGAGGCGTACCGCCATATCCCGTGGGAGTACGTCCGCCTCACGGGCTACCCCTGCTCCTGGACCTTCTACCACCACCTCCGCCAGGAGATCCTGCAGGAGTTCACCCTGCACGACCATGTGCGCGAGGAGGCCCAGGGGTTCCTGCGGGGCCTGCGGTTGAATGGGAGCCGGCCGGGCACCTTTGTGGGGGTCCATGTACGCCGAGGGGACTACGTCTCTGTCATGCCGCGGGTGTGGAAGGGGGTGGTGGCTGACCGGCACTACCTCGAGCAGGCCCTGGACTGGTTCCGGACTCACCACAGCAACCCCGTCTTCGTGGTCACCAGCAACGGCATGCCCTGGTGTCGGCAGAACATCGACACCTCCCGCGGCGACGTGGTATTTGCTGGCGATGGCATCGAGGGCTCACCCGGCAAAGATTTTGCACTGCTCACGCAGTGTAACCACACCATCATGACCATCGGGACGTTCGGGATCTGGGCGGCCTACCTCACCGGCGGGGACACCATCTACCTGGCCAACTACACCCTCCCCGACTCCCCTTTCCTCAAAGTCTTTAAGCCGGAGGCAGCCTTCCTGCCGGAGTGGATGGGGATCGCTGCAGACCTGTCCCCCTTACTCAAGCACTGA